In a genomic window of Mycolicibacillus parakoreensis:
- the mfd gene encoding transcription-repair coupling factor — protein sequence MTSPGQPSPATPLAGLVELALAAPVFTGLTETAAAGPARLDLVGPASARPFVAAALARATPLLVVTATGREADDLTAELRAVLGDAAALFPSWETLPHERLSPGVDTVGARMLVLRRLAHPHDPALGPPLQVVVTTARSLLQPMAAGLGDIEPVTVRVGAEVPFEAVIARLVELAYTRVDMVGRRGEFAVRGGILDVFAPTAEHPVRIEFWGDEVTEMRLFAVADQRSIPDIEVDTLVAVPCRELLLTAEVRARAAELAGAHRSSGDTSITGGVGDLLAKLGEGIPADGMEALLPVLRPDALTLLTGELPAGAAVLVCDPEKVRTRAGDLIATGREFLEASWSVAALGADAPIDVEQLGGSGFAELAEVSAAAEAGGHRWWTLNQLHDPDATELDVRAAPTAQDRHGGLSGLEALFAMLRGHIATGGVAAVVTPGIGTARRTVEQLSESDTPATVLEPGVTPAPGAVAVLAGPLHDGLIVPGAELVILTEADLTGNRATAPTGKRLAAKRRNTVDPLALSAGDLVVHDQHGIGKFVEMTERTVGGARREYVVLEYASAKRGGGTDKLYVPMDSLDQLSRYVGGQAPALSRLGGSDWANTKTKARRAVAEIATELVALYAKRQAAPGHAFAADSPWQAEMEDAFGFTETVDQLTAITDVKADMEKPVPMDRVICGDVGYGKTEIAVRAAFKAVQDGRQVAVLVPTTLLADQHLQTFTERMAGFPVTVEGLSRFTDAAASRATIDGMADGSVDIVIGTHRLLQTGVRWKDLGLIIVDEEQRFGVEHKEHIKALRSHVDVLTMSATPIPRTLEMSLAGIREMSTILTPPEERYPVLTYVGAHDDKQIAAALRRELLRDGQAFYVHNRVRSIDEAAARVRALVPEARVAVAHGQMPEDLLESTVQAFWNREHDILVCTTIVETGLDISNANTLVVERADTFGLAQLHQLRGRVGRGRERGYAYFLYPRESPLTETAHDRLATIAQNNELGAGMAVAMKDLEIRGAGNVLGVEQSGHVAGVGFDLYVRLVGEAVEAYRAAADGQTVVTEEPKEVRIDLPVDAHLPPDYIDSDRLRLEAYRRLAAAADDTAVAGVVEELIDRYGPLPTPARLLVAVARLRLLCRGHGVTEVATVSETTLRLAPVVLPDSAQVRLKRVYPGARYRATTATVAVPIPRAGSGVGAPRLRDLELVQMVADLLTALDGKPAGSVDITAESVRAGSGGAGEG from the coding sequence ATGACCTCCCCGGGGCAGCCCAGCCCAGCGACCCCGCTCGCCGGCCTGGTGGAGCTGGCGCTGGCCGCGCCGGTGTTCACCGGGCTGACCGAGACCGCCGCGGCCGGGCCCGCACGCCTGGACCTGGTCGGACCGGCCAGCGCGCGGCCGTTCGTCGCGGCCGCACTCGCCCGGGCCACCCCGCTGCTGGTGGTCACCGCCACCGGCCGCGAAGCCGACGACCTCACCGCCGAGCTGCGTGCGGTGCTCGGCGACGCCGCCGCGCTGTTCCCGTCCTGGGAGACCCTGCCGCACGAGCGGCTCTCCCCCGGGGTCGACACCGTCGGGGCGCGCATGCTGGTGCTGCGCCGGCTGGCCCACCCGCACGATCCGGCCCTGGGCCCGCCGCTTCAGGTGGTGGTGACCACCGCGCGTTCGCTGCTGCAGCCGATGGCCGCCGGGCTCGGCGACATCGAGCCGGTCACCGTGCGGGTCGGCGCCGAGGTGCCGTTCGAGGCGGTCATCGCCCGGCTGGTGGAACTGGCCTACACCCGGGTCGACATGGTCGGCCGGCGCGGCGAGTTCGCGGTGCGCGGCGGCATCCTCGACGTGTTCGCGCCGACCGCCGAACACCCGGTGCGCATCGAGTTCTGGGGCGACGAGGTCACCGAAATGCGGTTGTTCGCCGTGGCCGACCAGCGGTCGATCCCCGACATCGAGGTCGACACGCTCGTCGCGGTGCCGTGCCGCGAGTTGCTGCTCACCGCCGAGGTGCGCGCCCGCGCGGCCGAGCTGGCCGGCGCCCACCGGTCCTCCGGCGACACGTCGATCACCGGCGGGGTCGGCGACCTGCTGGCCAAACTGGGCGAGGGCATCCCCGCCGACGGCATGGAGGCGCTGCTGCCGGTGCTGCGCCCCGACGCGTTGACCCTGCTCACCGGCGAGCTGCCGGCCGGGGCCGCGGTGCTGGTCTGCGACCCGGAGAAGGTCCGCACCCGCGCGGGCGACCTGATCGCCACCGGACGGGAGTTCTTGGAGGCCTCCTGGTCGGTGGCCGCCCTCGGCGCCGACGCGCCGATCGACGTCGAACAGCTCGGCGGATCCGGGTTCGCCGAGCTCGCCGAGGTGAGCGCCGCCGCCGAGGCCGGCGGACACCGGTGGTGGACGCTGAACCAGCTGCACGATCCCGACGCGACCGAACTCGACGTGCGCGCCGCGCCCACCGCCCAGGACCGCCACGGCGGGCTGAGCGGCCTCGAGGCGCTGTTCGCGATGCTGCGCGGCCACATCGCCACCGGCGGGGTGGCCGCGGTGGTCACCCCCGGCATCGGCACCGCCCGGCGCACCGTGGAGCAACTCAGCGAATCCGACACTCCCGCAACCGTGTTGGAGCCCGGTGTCACCCCGGCACCGGGGGCGGTGGCGGTGCTCGCCGGCCCCCTGCACGACGGGCTGATCGTCCCCGGCGCCGAGCTGGTCATCCTCACCGAGGCCGACCTGACCGGCAACCGCGCCACCGCCCCGACCGGCAAACGGCTGGCCGCCAAGCGCCGCAACACCGTCGACCCGCTGGCGCTGAGCGCCGGCGACCTGGTCGTCCACGACCAGCACGGCATCGGCAAGTTCGTCGAGATGACCGAACGCACCGTCGGCGGGGCGCGCCGCGAATACGTGGTGCTCGAGTACGCCTCGGCCAAACGCGGCGGCGGCACCGACAAGCTCTACGTGCCGATGGACTCCCTCGACCAGCTCTCCCGCTACGTCGGCGGGCAGGCCCCGGCGCTGTCGCGGCTCGGCGGCAGCGACTGGGCCAACACCAAGACCAAGGCGCGGCGCGCGGTCGCCGAGATCGCCACCGAACTGGTCGCGCTCTACGCCAAACGCCAGGCCGCCCCCGGCCACGCGTTCGCCGCGGACAGCCCCTGGCAGGCCGAGATGGAAGACGCGTTCGGGTTCACCGAGACCGTCGACCAGCTCACCGCGATCACCGACGTCAAGGCCGACATGGAGAAACCGGTGCCGATGGACCGGGTGATCTGCGGCGACGTGGGCTACGGCAAGACCGAGATCGCGGTGCGTGCGGCGTTCAAGGCCGTGCAGGACGGCAGACAGGTCGCGGTGCTGGTGCCCACCACGCTGCTGGCCGACCAGCACCTGCAGACGTTCACCGAGCGGATGGCCGGCTTCCCGGTCACCGTCGAGGGGCTGTCGCGGTTCACCGACGCCGCGGCGTCGCGCGCAACGATCGACGGGATGGCCGACGGGTCGGTCGACATCGTGATCGGCACCCACCGGCTGCTGCAGACCGGGGTGCGCTGGAAGGACCTCGGGCTGATCATCGTCGACGAGGAGCAGCGCTTCGGCGTCGAGCACAAGGAGCACATCAAGGCGTTGCGCAGCCACGTCGACGTGCTGACGATGAGCGCCACCCCCATCCCGCGCACCCTGGAGATGAGCCTGGCCGGCATCCGGGAGATGTCGACGATCCTCACCCCGCCCGAGGAGCGCTACCCGGTGCTCACCTACGTCGGGGCCCACGACGACAAGCAGATCGCCGCGGCGCTGCGCCGCGAACTGCTGCGCGACGGGCAGGCGTTCTACGTGCACAACCGGGTGCGTTCGATCGACGAGGCCGCCGCTCGGGTGCGCGCGCTGGTCCCGGAGGCCCGGGTGGCCGTGGCCCACGGTCAGATGCCCGAGGACCTGCTGGAATCGACCGTGCAGGCGTTCTGGAACCGCGAACACGACATCCTGGTGTGCACCACGATCGTCGAGACCGGGCTAGACATCTCCAACGCCAACACCCTGGTCGTCGAACGGGCCGACACCTTCGGGCTCGCCCAGCTGCATCAGCTGCGCGGCCGGGTGGGCCGGGGCCGTGAACGCGGCTACGCCTACTTTCTGTACCCGCGGGAGAGCCCGCTGACCGAGACCGCCCACGACCGGCTGGCCACCATCGCCCAGAACAACGAGCTGGGCGCCGGCATGGCGGTGGCGATGAAGGACCTGGAGATCCGCGGGGCCGGCAACGTGCTCGGTGTCGAACAGTCCGGGCACGTCGCCGGGGTCGGGTTCGACCTGTACGTGCGGCTGGTCGGCGAGGCCGTGGAGGCCTACCGCGCCGCCGCCGACGGGCAGACCGTGGTCACCGAGGAACCCAAGGAGGTGCGCATCGACCTGCCGGTGGACGCCCACCTGCCACCGGACTACATCGACAGCGACCGGCTGCGCCTGGAGGCCTACCGGCGGCTGGCCGCCGCCGCAGACGACACCGCGGTCGCCGGGGTCGTCGAGGAGCTGATCGACCGGTACGGGCCGCTGCCCACCCCGGCGCGGCTGCTGGTGGCGGTGGCCCGGCTGCGGCTGCTCTGCCGCGGCCACGGGGTCACCGAGGTCGCGACGGTCTCGGAGACCACGCTGCGGCTGGCCCCGGTGGTGCTGCCGGACTCCGCGCAGGTGCGGCTCAAACGGGTCTACCCGGGGGCGCGGTACCGGGCCACCACCGCCACCGTGGCGGTGCCGATCCCGCGGGCCGGCTCCGGTGTCGGCGCGCCACGGCTGCGGGATCTGGAGTTGGTGCAGATGGTCGCCGATCTGCTCACCGCGTTGGACGGCAAACCGGCCGGCTCGGTTGATATAACCGCGGAGAGCGTCCGGGCCGGATCCGGGGGCGCCGGAGAGGGGTAG
- a CDS encoding TetR/AcrR family transcriptional regulator, with product MTDRTRNSIGADTLGAVAAPEKEGRAPRARMTGSERRRQLIDIARSLFAERGYDGTSIEEIAQRAQVSKPVVYEHFGGKEGLYAVVVDREMSALLDGITSSLTNNRSRVRVERVALALLTYVEERTDGFRIMIRDSPAAINAGTYSSLLNDAVSQVASILAGDFARRGLDPELAPLYAQALVGSVSMTAQWWLDAREPKKEVVAAHLVNLVWNGLTHLEADPVLQDD from the coding sequence ATGACGGATCGCACCAGGAACTCTATCGGAGCCGATACGCTGGGTGCCGTGGCCGCACCGGAGAAGGAGGGCCGGGCCCCGCGGGCCCGGATGACCGGCAGCGAGCGGCGTCGCCAGCTCATCGACATCGCCCGCTCGCTGTTCGCCGAACGCGGCTACGACGGCACCTCGATCGAGGAGATCGCCCAACGCGCCCAGGTCTCCAAACCGGTGGTCTACGAGCATTTCGGCGGCAAGGAAGGCCTGTATGCGGTGGTGGTGGACCGGGAGATGTCCGCGCTGCTCGACGGCATCACCTCGTCGCTGACCAACAACCGTTCCCGGGTGCGGGTGGAGCGGGTGGCGCTGGCGCTGCTCACCTACGTCGAGGAGCGCACCGACGGGTTCCGGATCATGATCCGCGACTCCCCGGCGGCGATCAACGCCGGCACCTACTCCAGCCTGCTCAACGACGCGGTCAGCCAGGTCGCCTCGATCCTGGCCGGTGACTTCGCCCGCCGCGGCCTGGACCCCGAACTGGCCCCGCTGTACGCCCAGGCGCTGGTCGGCTCGGTGTCGATGACCGCCCAGTGGTGGCTCGACGCCCGCGAGCCGAAGAAAGAGGTGGTGGCCGCCCACCTGGTCAACCTGGTGTGGAACGGGCTGACCCATCTGGAGGCCGACCCGGTGCTGCAGGACGATTGA